One genomic region from Planctomycetota bacterium encodes:
- a CDS encoding L-rhamnose mutarotase yields MNRQRVCFTLNVRPDRVGAYRAAHTEVWQEMRDALSRHGWHNYTLFLRDDGLLIGYVETPDFAAAVAGMQDEAINARWQAAMIDYFEPLDEGAADKAMTPLTEVFHLD; encoded by the coding sequence ATGAACCGCCAACGCGTCTGCTTTACACTCAACGTCCGCCCCGACAGAGTTGGCGCCTATCGCGCTGCCCACACCGAGGTGTGGCAGGAGATGCGCGACGCACTGAGCCGCCACGGCTGGCACAATTACACGCTTTTCCTGCGCGACGACGGGCTGCTCATCGGCTACGTCGAGACGCCGGACTTCGCCGCGGCCGTCGCGGGCATGCAGGACGAGGCGATCAACGCCCGCTGGCAGGCGGCGATGATCGACTACTTCGAACCACTGGACGAGGGTGCGGCGGACAAGGCGATGACGCCGCTCACAGAGGTGTTTCACCTTGACTGA
- a CDS encoding ABC transporter ATP-binding protein gives MNENALEVRDLRVSFTSATGVTEAVRGVSFDLPRGKTLALVGESGSGKSVTSYSLMRLIQSPGRIVGGSITLFPKDAPPIDITALREKDPLIYDVRGGRIGMIFQEPMTALSPVHTVGSQLVEALRLHKKIGRRAAWDRCIEMLAQVGMPDPDERMKAYPFELSGGMRQRVVIAMALAARPEVIIADEPTTALDVTVQAQILELLNGLQEQNGTSVLFITHDLGVVAQVADEVSVMRQGEIVERGNVRQVILHPQHDYTRKLIDSIPRLDTPTARVAS, from the coding sequence ATGAACGAAAATGCTCTCGAAGTACGGGATCTGCGCGTGTCCTTCACCTCGGCCACCGGCGTGACCGAGGCGGTGCGTGGCGTGAGCTTCGACCTCCCGCGGGGAAAGACGCTCGCCCTGGTCGGCGAGTCCGGTAGCGGAAAGAGCGTCACGAGTTACAGCCTGATGCGTTTGATCCAATCGCCCGGTCGCATCGTCGGTGGCAGCATCACGTTGTTCCCGAAGGACGCTCCGCCGATTGACATCACGGCGCTGCGTGAGAAGGACCCGCTGATCTACGACGTCCGCGGCGGACGGATCGGCATGATCTTCCAGGAGCCGATGACCGCGCTCTCACCGGTGCACACGGTCGGCAGCCAGCTGGTCGAAGCGCTGCGACTGCACAAGAAGATCGGTCGCCGAGCCGCTTGGGACCGCTGCATTGAGATGCTCGCGCAGGTCGGCATGCCCGACCCGGACGAACGGATGAAGGCGTACCCGTTCGAACTGTCCGGCGGCATGCGACAGCGCGTGGTCATTGCGATGGCGCTGGCAGCACGGCCCGAAGTCATTATCGCCGACGAGCCCACCACCGCGCTCGACGTGACCGTTCAGGCCCAAATCCTCGAGTTGCTCAACGGGCTGCAGGAGCAAAACGGAACGAGCGTGCTGTTCATTACCCACGATCTCGGCGTCGTCGCGCAGGTTGCTGACGAAGTCTCCGTCATGCGGCAGGGTGAGATCGTCGAGCGCGGCAACGTGCGGCAGGTGATCCTCCACCCGCAACACGACTACACCCGCAAGCTCATCGACAGCATCCCCCGGCTCGACACACCAACCGCGAGGGTCGCGTCATGA
- a CDS encoding DUF1961 family protein, with translation MRWTCAMLVVLLFSTVTRGDEFHVTLRLDEPLQAGELETARHTLAERPGVGRAVLRYDRRHLVVEWQWAEGVAGPPSLVMLPVLPADEPVTFAWSWDAEEGSIHMRVGGVLVHGGDTDAWKAVTADGADVVGDLPDGWSATLEPSPAGSQLRGILGVEQPPVPDLTHRLGEVLYANSLDQTPGDWVIEGPLKLNAADGELLIESTKPDAQRPDHGHGTIWLPPTLPGTYVVDWTFTLRSETGLAIIFFDARPRLVGITDLMDPRLPQRDGTFNDYTAGPLDSMHVSYFAQPPHEPGRGMLNLRENSGLILRAIAPAFPIGDAPVRMRLIRDRDAMWLLADERVVMSASLGDPTGGRFGLRQMQWTRARYDDLTITELRP, from the coding sequence ATGAGATGGACGTGTGCGATGCTGGTCGTGCTGTTGTTCTCGACGGTGACGCGAGGAGATGAGTTTCACGTCACGCTGCGTCTCGATGAGCCATTGCAAGCGGGCGAGTTGGAAACGGCGCGTCACACGCTGGCCGAGCGACCGGGGGTGGGGCGGGCGGTCTTGCGGTACGATCGTCGGCACTTGGTCGTCGAGTGGCAGTGGGCCGAGGGAGTGGCCGGCCCGCCGTCGTTGGTGATGCTCCCGGTGCTACCGGCCGATGAGCCGGTGACGTTCGCGTGGTCTTGGGACGCCGAAGAGGGCAGCATTCACATGCGCGTCGGCGGCGTGCTGGTTCACGGCGGGGATACCGACGCCTGGAAAGCCGTGACAGCGGATGGAGCGGACGTGGTTGGCGATTTACCTGATGGTTGGTCCGCGACCTTGGAACCGTCACCCGCCGGGTCACAGCTGCGCGGCATTCTCGGTGTCGAACAGCCACCGGTTCCGGACCTGACCCACCGACTCGGCGAGGTGCTTTACGCCAACAGCTTGGACCAAACGCCCGGAGATTGGGTGATCGAAGGGCCGCTAAAGCTGAACGCGGCCGACGGTGAACTACTCATCGAGTCCACCAAGCCCGACGCCCAGCGGCCCGATCACGGCCACGGCACCATTTGGCTCCCGCCGACTCTGCCCGGCACCTATGTCGTCGACTGGACCTTCACCCTCCGAAGCGAAACCGGCCTCGCGATCATCTTCTTCGACGCCCGCCCCCGTCTTGTCGGCATCACCGATCTGATGGACCCGCGCCTGCCGCAGCGCGACGGGACTTTCAACGACTACACCGCGGGCCCGTTGGACTCGATGCACGTCTCCTACTTCGCCCAACCGCCGCACGAACCGGGTCGCGGGATGCTGAACCTGCGCGAGAACTCTGGCCTGATCCTGCGGGCGATTGCGCCCGCCTTCCCGATCGGCGATGCACCGGTTCGCATGCGGCTGATCCGCGACCGGGACGCGATGTGGCTTCTTGCCGACGAGCGCGTGGTGATGTCTGCATCGCTCGGCGATCCGACCGGCGGACGCTTCGGCTTGCGGCAAATGCAATGGACCCGTGCCCGCTACGACGACCTGACCATCACCGAGCTACGCCCATGA
- a CDS encoding family 78 glycoside hydrolase catalytic domain, giving the protein MTDWAKSRWIGGHASVENDGVYDAGEVGRWLCVEPGEGEVVRLVRRFTLPPGVIVVDGRVVIAVSDTSAGQVEWKANTHGLPRFGYQTSPGGLPSVEGEAATFLGPGENVIWLEARKPVAGEGLPGAEPVHDFMATPGPFEVACGLDLWLSNGERLLIGTDAEWHADIVDTAAHPLSTGALPELEADGPLPNGHGMAVVGEFARPPRCYPKTRPVVRLRKHVNVEKPVRSMTLHYAALGWARPMLDGFTESLPTLDPPPSNYKRRAYSTTLDLTQWWQSRSEGPFVLGFELADGWYGQDRAWWPMIRPWHGPPRLRAVLEIVHTDGTKRRVCSDESWQAATSPITRSNVYAGEDFDGRHDNQLHDWSAVKVSAEDVAVEPSPIPPCRKVATVRSVGRTEPYPGVFVYDFGVNLVGRVSVAMNDLALVGRTLLLRHAETLHADGRVDDLSTGVRATRVAQLDRFTVTRPDCHEAAFTYHGFRYVQLSGLDDADGVELIAHVIHNDLTFVGDFACSADGLNDLFIASRRSYLGNAHGLLTDCPHRERCAWHADLEIACDFGLLNYDAAAMYEKSLTDTLDTLQPDGTPFCISVGRRLHPPVDDLGWQSLVGQVPLRLWRYRGDSRPARRCWPTLRRVLDQALEKLDDGVMPPAAWGDHAALEVHDDGEPIPVCDKSVYQTLVLIDLLDAAIRLGGILDDPHGYEATRVEVAASYQRRFGDYHHPTADAAALQLGLTEDAGPLRRGIAEQRGLNVGGFFGHRRIADAMLRHAPAEEAVAMLVNDRFPSLLWSLKHDGATTLYEYLVPPGSMAHRERSRNHPPLASICETFWHCIAGIDPHPGAVGLDRLLMRPHGVGPITWTRAHHDGPRGRIESSWRLTDNRLHWTITLPTGTVADVSTPAGFDFSVTQLAAGTHHITTNRS; this is encoded by the coding sequence TTGACTGACTGGGCTAAGAGCCGGTGGATCGGTGGACACGCGTCGGTCGAGAACGACGGTGTTTATGATGCGGGCGAGGTTGGCCGTTGGCTGTGTGTGGAGCCGGGCGAGGGCGAGGTCGTGCGGCTGGTGCGGCGATTCACGCTGCCGCCGGGCGTGATCGTCGTAGACGGTCGCGTTGTCATTGCGGTAAGTGACACGTCCGCCGGGCAAGTGGAATGGAAAGCGAACACTCACGGCTTGCCGCGCTTTGGCTACCAGACTTCGCCGGGCGGTCTGCCGAGCGTCGAGGGGGAGGCGGCGACGTTCTTGGGCCCGGGCGAGAATGTGATTTGGCTCGAGGCCCGAAAGCCGGTCGCGGGCGAGGGATTGCCCGGTGCCGAGCCGGTGCACGACTTCATGGCGACGCCAGGGCCGTTCGAGGTCGCGTGCGGACTGGACCTTTGGTTGAGCAACGGCGAGCGGTTGCTTATTGGCACGGATGCAGAGTGGCATGCAGACATCGTGGATACGGCCGCGCATCCGCTGTCGACCGGGGCGTTGCCGGAGCTGGAAGCGGACGGTCCGTTACCGAACGGGCATGGCATGGCGGTCGTCGGTGAATTCGCGCGTCCGCCGCGGTGTTATCCGAAGACGCGGCCGGTCGTGCGCCTGAGAAAGCACGTCAACGTGGAGAAACCGGTTCGCTCGATGACGTTGCACTACGCCGCGCTCGGCTGGGCGCGGCCGATGCTCGACGGGTTCACCGAATCGCTTCCGACGCTCGATCCGCCGCCGAGCAACTACAAGCGGCGGGCTTACTCGACGACGCTGGACCTGACGCAGTGGTGGCAGAGTCGATCGGAGGGGCCATTCGTATTGGGGTTCGAACTGGCCGACGGCTGGTATGGTCAGGACCGAGCGTGGTGGCCGATGATCCGGCCGTGGCATGGGCCGCCACGTCTTCGCGCTGTGCTGGAGATTGTCCACACCGATGGCACGAAACGCCGCGTCTGCAGCGATGAATCGTGGCAGGCTGCCACCAGTCCGATCACACGCAGCAACGTCTACGCCGGTGAGGACTTCGACGGTCGACACGACAACCAGCTCCACGACTGGTCGGCGGTGAAGGTGAGTGCGGAGGACGTGGCTGTCGAGCCCAGCCCGATCCCCCCATGCCGCAAGGTTGCGACCGTCCGTAGCGTCGGTCGGACCGAACCGTATCCCGGCGTGTTCGTCTACGACTTTGGTGTGAATCTCGTGGGCCGTGTGAGTGTGGCGATGAACGACTTGGCGCTCGTCGGCCGGACGCTGCTGCTGCGTCACGCCGAGACGCTGCACGCGGACGGTCGCGTCGATGACCTCTCCACTGGCGTCCGCGCCACACGCGTCGCACAGCTCGACCGCTTCACCGTCACTCGTCCGGACTGCCACGAAGCGGCCTTCACCTATCACGGCTTTCGCTACGTCCAGCTCAGCGGCCTCGACGATGCCGACGGCGTCGAGCTCATCGCCCACGTCATCCACAACGACCTCACGTTCGTCGGCGACTTCGCTTGCAGCGCGGACGGTCTGAACGACCTGTTCATCGCGAGCCGACGCAGCTACCTTGGCAACGCCCACGGACTGCTGACCGACTGCCCGCATCGCGAACGCTGCGCCTGGCACGCGGACTTGGAGATCGCCTGCGACTTCGGCCTGCTCAACTACGACGCGGCGGCGATGTACGAGAAGAGCCTGACCGACACGCTCGACACGCTGCAGCCGGACGGGACGCCGTTCTGCATCTCGGTCGGCCGGCGGCTGCACCCACCGGTCGATGATCTCGGCTGGCAGTCGTTGGTGGGTCAAGTGCCCCTGCGGTTGTGGCGGTACCGGGGGGACAGTCGGCCGGCCCGACGTTGCTGGCCGACGCTGCGGCGGGTGCTGGATCAGGCTTTGGAGAAGCTCGATGACGGCGTCATGCCGCCGGCCGCGTGGGGTGATCATGCGGCTCTGGAAGTGCACGACGATGGCGAGCCGATCCCTGTTTGTGACAAGTCGGTGTACCAGACGCTGGTGCTGATCGACCTGCTGGACGCGGCGATCCGGCTCGGTGGAATACTGGATGATCCGCATGGCTATGAAGCGACTCGGGTCGAAGTCGCCGCTTCTTACCAACGTCGCTTCGGCGACTATCACCATCCGACTGCCGACGCCGCGGCGTTGCAGCTCGGGCTGACCGAGGACGCCGGGCCACTGCGGCGCGGGATCGCCGAACAGCGCGGACTGAATGTCGGCGGCTTCTTTGGCCACCGCCGGATCGCAGACGCGATGCTCCGCCATGCGCCCGCCGAGGAGGCTGTCGCGATGTTGGTGAATGACCGCTTCCCGAGTTTGCTTTGGTCGCTGAAGCACGATGGCGCCACCACGCTCTACGAATACCTGGTCCCACCCGGAAGCATGGCACACCGCGAACGCTCGCGGAACCATCCACCGCTCGCGTCGATCTGCGAAACGTTCTGGCATTGCATCGCTGGTATTGATCCGCACCCGGGCGCAGTGGGCTTGGACCGCCTGCTCATGCGGCCGCATGGCGTTGGCCCGATCACATGGACACGGGCGCACCACGACGGTCCCCGCGGTCGGATCGAGAGCAGCTGGCGACTTACCGACAACCGATTGCATTGGACCATCACGCTACCAACGGGCACTGTCGCCGATGTTTCTACCCCGGCCGGCTTCGACTTCTCCGTCACGCAGCTCGCAGCCGGTACTCACCACATCACCACCAACCGCTCATGA
- a CDS encoding sialate O-acetylesterase: MKCWFLIALLLSPSAALADLVLGTPFGDHMVVQHDKPVHVWGWDEPGQVVRLYLGGASARAICGDDGKFEAELPAPALGIEHELAAEGTTAVRLSNVVAGDVWFCAGQSNMNFPLFKSAEWPAVEAGATVPGVRMFNIKQATAAEPQATGMGEWVVADPALIKHRSAVAYHFAVTLHEATGRPVGIVQAAYGGTMIEAWLPADAIDASPAGPQVRAWWKRWMQINEPKLAESKTIRSRRKRFEPSGIYHAMQHPFEPLSIAGVLWYQGESNALMPARYADLFPSIVDAWRSNFRDEALPVVTTQLPNFEPPKDDWAMFREVQRNLADELAGVGMAVAIDLGDPDDIHPTNKRTLGRRLADVALARAYDTDRPLSPRPITARREGGAIIIDFEHIGEGLELRGCGAFEIIDSEGQVHVVDATLRDNTVRVAFNGEAATVRYAYANNPTPTLFNKTGLPAVPFVMEVQR, encoded by the coding sequence ATGAAATGTTGGTTTCTGATTGCGTTGCTGTTGTCGCCATCGGCGGCGTTGGCGGACCTCGTGCTGGGGACGCCGTTCGGCGACCACATGGTCGTGCAGCATGACAAGCCGGTGCACGTCTGGGGCTGGGACGAACCGGGGCAGGTCGTGCGGCTGTACCTCGGCGGCGCATCGGCTCGTGCGATCTGCGGCGACGACGGGAAGTTCGAGGCGGAACTGCCGGCACCCGCGCTCGGTATCGAACACGAACTCGCGGCCGAGGGAACGACGGCAGTGCGGCTTTCGAACGTGGTGGCGGGAGACGTGTGGTTCTGCGCGGGGCAGAGCAACATGAACTTTCCGCTGTTCAAGTCGGCCGAGTGGCCAGCGGTCGAGGCGGGGGCGACGGTGCCCGGTGTGCGGATGTTCAACATCAAGCAGGCGACCGCCGCCGAGCCGCAAGCGACCGGCATGGGTGAGTGGGTGGTGGCTGATCCGGCGCTGATCAAGCATCGCTCCGCCGTCGCGTATCACTTTGCCGTGACGCTGCACGAGGCAACCGGTCGACCGGTCGGCATCGTGCAAGCGGCCTACGGCGGAACGATGATCGAAGCTTGGCTCCCCGCCGACGCGATCGACGCCTCCCCGGCCGGACCGCAGGTCCGCGCGTGGTGGAAGCGGTGGATGCAGATCAACGAGCCCAAACTCGCCGAGAGCAAGACGATCCGCAGTCGGCGCAAGCGATTCGAGCCGTCGGGCATCTACCACGCGATGCAACATCCGTTTGAGCCGCTGAGCATTGCGGGCGTGTTGTGGTACCAGGGCGAGAGCAACGCGCTGATGCCGGCGCGGTACGCGGATCTGTTCCCGTCAATCGTCGACGCGTGGCGATCGAACTTTCGCGATGAGGCGTTGCCAGTGGTGACGACGCAACTACCGAACTTCGAGCCGCCCAAAGACGACTGGGCGATGTTCCGTGAGGTGCAGCGAAACCTTGCCGATGAATTGGCAGGGGTAGGCATGGCCGTGGCGATCGATCTCGGCGATCCGGATGACATTCACCCGACGAACAAGCGAACGCTTGGCCGTCGGCTTGCCGACGTGGCGCTGGCGCGGGCCTACGACACCGACCGGCCGCTGTCGCCACGACCGATCACGGCGCGTCGAGAAGGCGGTGCGATCATCATCGACTTCGAGCATATCGGCGAGGGTCTTGAACTCCGCGGATGTGGTGCGTTTGAGATCATCGATAGCGAAGGCCAGGTCCATGTCGTCGATGCGACGCTTCGTGACAACACGGTTCGGGTCGCCTTCAACGGCGAAGCCGCGACCGTCCGGTACGCGTATGCAAACAACCCGACGCCGACGCTCTTCAACAAGACCGGCTTACCTGCGGTGCCGTTTGTGATGGAGGTGCAACGATGA
- a CDS encoding ABC transporter permease encodes MEAPAKTITNSDPAVLSPRRLFVRRFFRHKLAVASVGVLSVLYLVAIFAEFVSVNDPNAYHIDYAYAPPTPITWSWSDGLHATALVKHVDPVTLQRTYQADAESTLPVRLLVASEPYYLAGFIPMKHRLLGTSSDAPLLVLGADKYGRDVFSRIVVGSRISLSIGLVGVALTFVLGISIGGLSGYAGGRIDTFIQRVIEIVSALPQLPLWLALAAVFPPEWSSVSVFFAITVALSLLNWPPLARVVRGKILALREEDYAVAARLLGMSHCRVLFRHLIPGFTSHLIVAVTLTIPVMILGETSLSFLGLGLRPPVVSWGVMLQDCLDVKAVRFYPWLLSPVVFIVLAVLAFNFLGDGIRDAADPHGEGA; translated from the coding sequence ATGGAAGCGCCCGCCAAGACGATCACGAATTCCGACCCAGCGGTGCTGTCGCCGCGCCGCCTGTTCGTGCGGCGGTTCTTCCGCCACAAGCTCGCGGTCGCCTCGGTCGGCGTGCTGTCGGTGCTCTACCTCGTCGCGATCTTCGCCGAGTTCGTCAGCGTTAATGACCCCAACGCCTACCACATCGACTACGCCTACGCACCGCCGACGCCGATCACTTGGTCGTGGTCGGACGGCCTGCATGCGACGGCGCTTGTGAAACACGTCGACCCGGTCACGCTGCAACGGACGTATCAAGCAGATGCCGAATCAACGCTGCCAGTAAGGTTGTTGGTGGCTTCGGAGCCGTACTACCTTGCGGGATTTATTCCGATGAAGCACCGCCTGCTCGGTACGTCGTCCGACGCGCCGCTGCTGGTACTCGGTGCGGACAAGTACGGTCGCGATGTCTTCAGCCGCATCGTCGTTGGGTCTCGTATCAGCCTGAGCATTGGCTTGGTCGGCGTTGCTTTGACGTTCGTGCTGGGCATCAGCATCGGCGGACTCTCCGGCTATGCCGGGGGACGGATCGACACCTTCATCCAACGCGTCATCGAAATCGTCAGCGCGTTGCCGCAGTTGCCGCTTTGGCTGGCGTTGGCGGCGGTGTTTCCGCCGGAGTGGTCGAGCGTGAGCGTGTTCTTCGCGATTACCGTGGCGTTGTCGCTGCTCAACTGGCCGCCGCTGGCGCGGGTGGTGCGCGGCAAGATCCTCGCGCTTCGGGAAGAGGACTACGCCGTGGCCGCGCGGCTGCTGGGCATGAGCCATTGCCGCGTGTTGTTCCGCCATCTGATCCCCGGTTTCACCTCCCACCTGATTGTTGCGGTCACATTGACGATTCCGGTGATGATCCTCGGTGAGACTTCGCTGTCGTTTCTCGGGCTCGGCCTGCGGCCGCCGGTGGTTTCCTGGGGCGTGATGTTGCAGGATTGCTTGGACGTGAAGGCGGTGCGGTTCTATCCGTGGCTGCTTTCGCCGGTGGTGTTCATCGTGCTGGCGGTGCTCGCGTTCAACTTCCTGGGCGACGGCATCCGCGACGCCGCCGACCCGCACGGGGAGGGGGCGTGA
- a CDS encoding ATP-binding cassette domain-containing protein yields the protein MKPMLEVRGLSKVFRTALPGWRRRFKEFVAVDSADLDIAAGETLGIVGESGSGKTTLARCILRALQPTAGQVIFRDGDAEHRLDQIDDTRLIPLRRRMQMIFQDPYSSLNPRMTVQELITEPLLVHRVCGKAERRDRAAAMLERVGLPTSALLRYPHAFSGGQRQRIGIARALILSPALVVADESVSALDVTVQAQVLDLLAELQAEMGLTYLFVSHDLSVVRQVCDRLIVMHRGRIVEAGRAEDIFREPRHPYTRVLLSAVPNPDPDRKLTPLRVEDLSDDALRPLPDVVERATLTGASA from the coding sequence ATGAAGCCGATGCTCGAAGTCCGCGGTCTGAGCAAAGTCTTCCGCACCGCGCTGCCCGGCTGGCGGCGGCGGTTCAAGGAGTTCGTCGCCGTTGACTCGGCCGATCTCGACATTGCTGCCGGCGAAACGCTCGGCATCGTCGGCGAGTCCGGCAGTGGCAAGACGACCCTCGCCCGTTGCATCCTCCGCGCGCTGCAACCGACCGCCGGACAAGTCATCTTCCGCGATGGCGACGCGGAGCATCGCCTCGACCAAATCGATGACACCAGGCTCATCCCGCTGCGCCGCCGGATGCAGATGATCTTCCAGGACCCGTACTCGTCGCTGAACCCGCGGATGACAGTGCAGGAGCTGATCACCGAGCCATTGCTGGTGCATCGGGTTTGCGGAAAGGCCGAGCGCCGGGACCGGGCCGCGGCGATGCTTGAGCGGGTCGGTCTGCCAACCTCCGCGTTGCTGCGGTATCCCCACGCTTTCTCAGGCGGTCAACGTCAGCGCATCGGCATCGCCCGCGCTCTGATCCTCAGCCCGGCGCTCGTCGTCGCGGATGAGTCGGTCAGCGCGCTGGACGTGACAGTGCAGGCGCAGGTGCTGGACCTGCTCGCGGAGTTGCAGGCGGAGATGGGGCTGACGTATCTCTTCGTGTCGCACGACCTGTCGGTGGTGCGGCAGGTGTGCGACCGGCTGATCGTGATGCACCGCGGACGGATCGTCGAGGCGGGGCGGGCCGAGGACATCTTCCGCGAGCCGCGTCATCCGTACACCCGGGTGCTGCTCTCGGCGGTGCCGAACCCTGACCCCGACCGCAAACTGACGCCGCTGCGCGTCGAGGACCTTTCCGACGACGCGTTGCGGCCGCTGCCGGACGTTGTTGAACGTGCCACCCTGACCGGAGCTTCCGCATGA